A region of Takifugu flavidus isolate HTHZ2018 chromosome 2, ASM371156v2, whole genome shotgun sequence DNA encodes the following proteins:
- the LOC130516458 gene encoding GRB10-interacting GYF protein 2-like — protein sequence MAQRETQQLMQESSMETWREEVQHLREALAEKEEQLSRAVKRRQMRTVAHVEALTLLNSTQAALKESELKCASLEETLHSQQQENEETHRRELMEQEEGLNQKLLVIQEEFETKLQEERQRSHEEKEAMRQQLFLEEKTFQKLLDEETQKYHEKILQKEELMKQQLVVKEENFNRMLADVHQRWERTAQTWVQMNEELEHKINESQRFRTHEEAKNKEELQRLSEAILQLELQVSKKQEKKSFCGWIRKKMRFWKK from the exons atggcacagagagaAACTCAGCAGCTGATGCAagaatcatccatggagacttggagggaagaggtccagcatctcagagaagccctggctgagaaggaggagcagctcagcagggcagtgaagaggcgacaaatgagaactgtggcccatgtggaggccctgaccctgctgaacagcacacaagctgctctgaaggagagcgagctgaaatgtgcttctctggaggaaaccctccacagccagcagcaggagaacgaggagacacacaggagagagctgatggagcaggaggaaggcctgaatcagaagctccttgtgatccaggaggaatttgagacgaagctgcaggaagaaaggcaaagatctcatgaagagaaagaggccatgaggcagcagctctttctggaagaaaaaacGTTCCAGAAACTTCTTGATGAAGAGACACAAAAATATCATGAGAAGATCCTGCAAAAAGAAGagttgatgaagcagcagctggtggttaaagaagagaactttaacaggatgctggctgatgttcatcagcggtgggagaggaccgctcagacatgggtccagatgaacgaagagctggagcacaagatcAACGAGAGCCAACGTTTCAGGACACATGAGGAGgcaaagaacaaagaggagctccagaggctctctgaagcgatcctccaacttgag cttcaagtatcaaagaagcaggagaaaaaaagcttctgtggatggatcaggaaaaagatgaggttctggaaaaaataa